One Malania oleifera isolate guangnan ecotype guangnan chromosome 9, ASM2987363v1, whole genome shotgun sequence DNA segment encodes these proteins:
- the LOC131163973 gene encoding ubiquitin-fold modifier-conjugating enzyme 1, whose product MEGWDPRTKTTLTQIPLLSTKAGPRDGASWTQRLKEEYKSLIAYTAMNKSNDNDWFRISANPEGTRWTGKCWYVHNLLKYEFDLQFDIPVTYPSTAPEIELPQLDGKTQKMYRGGKICLTVHFKPLWAKNCPRFGIAHALCLGLAPWLAAEVPILVDSGMIKHKDDVASSSES is encoded by the exons ATGGAGGGTTGGGATCCGAGGACGAAGACGACGCTGACCCAGATCCCACTGCTGTCGACGAAGGCCGGACCACGCGACGGCGCCTCATGGACGCAGAGGCTGAAAGAGGAATACAAGTCTTTGATCGCCTACACTGCCATGAACAAGTCTAACGACAACGATTGGTTCAGGATATCCGCCAATCCCGAGGGTACGCGCTGGACGGGAAAGTGCTGGTACGTTCACAACCTTCTCAAGTACGAATTTGATCTTCAGTTCGATATTCCAGTCACGTATCCTTCTACTGCACCCGAGATCGAGCTCCCTCAACTCGATGGCAAGACCCAAAAG ATGTATAGAGGAGGGAAGATATGCTTGACCGTGCACTTCAAACCGTTGTGGGCTAAGAACTG TCCTAGGTTTGGTATTGCACATGCTCTTTGTTTGGGTCTAGCACCATGGCTTGCTGCAGAAGTTCCAATACTTGTTGATTCTGGCATGATCAAGCACAAAGATGATGTAGCGTCATCCAGTGAATCGTAG